GCGTAATTTATCGAGCACTTCCTGTACTTGTGATTCCATAGTTTCTGTAGTCATATGACCACTCCTTTCTTTAGGTCCTATTATAATGGATAGATCAAAAAAAATCCATGAACAAAAACCGAAAACTTATATTTGATGGTAAAAAACATATAAAACGTTATTTTGTTGGTGGGGGTGTTTATGGACCATATTTTCCATCGGTTCGTGTTAAAATGGCCTTGAGGTGATGATTATGAGTGAAAAAATAACCATAACCGTTTACGGTGCCGAGGAGAAATGTGCGAGCTGCATTCATCTGCCTAGCGCCAAAGAGACGATGGAATGGCTCCAAGCCGCATTGTACCGGAAGTTCCCTGATCTGACGTTGACATTTCGCTATGTGGATATCGAAGCGGCAGAATCACCGGAAGACGAAAAATGGTCACAGGCGATTCTCAACGATGATTATTTCTATCCTCTCGTGATCTTGAACGGGGAAGTCGCAGCAGAAGGTGATCCGCATTTGCCTGAGCTCGTCAAGCAAATTGAACAGCTGAACGGATCAGGAGTTTGAACCAAATTTATACATCCACAATACGCCGGATTTCAATACGCGTGGAACCACGCCTGTCATTGGCTTTTCTCCCATAAAGCCGAATCCCTGCTTTTTCCCAAGCGACCCGAGGACCCCTTTGAGCTTGATTTTCGGCATTTTCTCAGGGAATGCTTCTCCACGCCATTTTGTGGCAAGCAGTGTAGCGATGCGTTCAGCCTGAGCTTCTGCAAGCTGAGCGCTCGGGGCAAATTCCGAAGCAGCACAGTCACCAACGACAAAAACGGAATCGTCTCCGGGAATGTGATGATAGTCGGTTGTGATCAACCGGCCTATGTTGTCCTGTTCAACCGGAAGATCCCGTACGATCTTACTGGCTTGAATACCGGCAGTCCAGATAGTAGCGTCCACATCAATCGGTTCATCGTGATTGAAAATACGG
This Salisediminibacterium beveridgei DNA region includes the following protein-coding sequences:
- a CDS encoding YuzD family protein yields the protein MSEKITITVYGAEEKCASCIHLPSAKETMEWLQAALYRKFPDLTLTFRYVDIEAAESPEDEKWSQAILNDDYFYPLVILNGEVAAEGDPHLPELVKQIEQLNGSGV